In Neptuniibacter halophilus, the genomic stretch GATGAAAATCAGGTACTGCAGGCGGCGCTGGCAGGGCAGGGGATTGCCATTCTCAGCCGTGCGTTGCTGCATAACCCGTTGCACAATGGCTGGCTCCAACCGGGGCTGGATAATCTGAGTGCGCAACTGCAGGGGCTCGACTACTATCTGGTAACGCCCCGCCGCAGTCGTGAGAATCCGGCGGCAGAAACGTTTTCTGGCTGGCTGCAGCAGCGTCTGGCAAAGGGCTGCGAATAACAACACCCGGAACCGCGCGTTCCGGCTCAGTATTTTGATGAAGGAGAATCATAACCATGACAGATAAGGCGATTGGTGCCGGTGAAACCACCCGGCGTGAAGTAATGGGTGATGAGTTTGTTGATCGGGCGCTGACCCAGGTGACACCGCTTACCGAACCATTGCAGGAGTGGATCAATGGCCACGCCTGGGGTTCGGTGTGGCAGCGTGATCAGCTCAGTCGCAAAGAGCGCTCACTGGTAACGGTGGCGATGCTGGTGGCGCTGCGGGCAGAAACGGAGCTCAAAGGCCATCTGCGCGGTGCGCTGAATAATGGCTGCACGCCGGAAGAGTTGCGTGAAGTTCTGCTGCAGAGCACTGTGTATTGCGGCGCACCGGCAGCGCAGGAAGCTTTTCGTGCAGCGGCTGAAATCCTGACACCGTTGTTGCACGGAGATGAACCGGCTGTTTCATAGCGCTGTTAGTGCGCTGAACTGACTGGGCTATGCTTTGACTGATGGTATTAATTAACAGCACACCCGATCTGCACCTGTTATGTCTGACTCGTTGAAAAGAGGGCAGAGCCTTGCCGGGGCGGCTGCCGGTTCCCGGATCTCGACCTACTCACTCTACAGTGAGGATACATCCCGTTCTGACCCGGAATTTATTCATATCGAGGATATCCGCACCCGGGCGGAGCTGTTTGACTGGACCATCAATATCCATACCCACCCGAAGATGTTCCAGCTTATCTATGTCCGCTATGGCGAAGTCAGGATTCATCTGGACGGGCTGGAGCAGATCGAACAGGGCCCCTGTCTGATCACCATTCCCAGTGGCGTGGTGCACGGCTTTCAATTCAGTCGTGAGCAAACCAGAGGCTCGGTGATTACCGTTTCTCAGTTGCTGGTGCTGGATGAGCAGTTTCAGCACCGTTTCCCGTTTTACGATGAGCTGTTCAGCCGGGCTCTGGTGATACCGTTGCAGGAACAGGACGCGGACCTTGAGCTGATTGATCAGCAGATCGCCGATCTGAAACGGGAATACCGCGACGATCTTGCGGGAAAAACAGTGATGTTTGAGTGGTTGCTCTACTCATTGCTGATCCGCATCGGTCGCAAGCTGAAAAGTGCTTACGCCAGTCACGACAGCGGCAGCCGCTACGAACAGCGTTACAAAGCGCTGTGTCAGTTGATTGAGCAGCACTACCGCGAACATCGTCCGGCCAGTTGGTACGCAGAACAACTCAATACCACGCCGATGGGGCTGAGTCGTGCCTGCAATGCCGTATCAGGTAAAAAGGTCAGCGAACTGCTGCAGGACCGGCTGGTACTCGAAGCCCAGCGTTATCTGATCTACACCGCCGCGCCCGCCTCACTGATCGCCTACGATCTGGGGTTTCAGGACCCGGCCTATTTCTCACGCTTCTTTAAACGCCGGGTCGGACTCTCACCGGGTGCATTCCGCAAACAGCGTGATAGTGGTTAGTTTCAGATCTGTTCACATAATTCGCGCAGGAATTCGAGAAATACCCGGCAGTTTTTCGACATCAAACGGCGTTGCGGATAGACCGCCGAAAGTACCGCCGCGCTCGCTTCAAACTGAACCTCGGGATACACCTCAACCAGTTCGCCCGAGGCGAGGCAGGGTTTGCAATACTGATCCGGCAGCAAAGAAACGCCGCCACCATTGAGCAGCGCCTCACGAACGGCAATCGGGTCATTTACATGGATGATCCCCCGGCTGAGGTTGATGGTTTTGCGACTCTCTGCCTGACGCACCGGAAAGCGGCTATGGCGGTAGCGCTGTTCACAGATCTGGATATGACCTTGCAGGGCTTCGGTACTGCTGCCCAGTTCATGGCTGTCGCGGTAAGCGGGTGTGGTAACCCAGAGCAGGCGGCTCTGGTAGAGCGGTGTGGCAATCAGTTCCGAATCTGCCAGTTCGCCGATCACCACCGCCAGATCGATCTGATCGCGGATAATATCCACCGGGTGGCTGGTAATGATGATCTCCAGTTCAATTTTCGGAAACTGGCGGCGAAAGCGGGGCAGGTGCCGGGCGACTATTTCCCGGCCAAATGCCATGGGCAGGGCAACCACCAGACGACCGCCGGGCTCCGCCTGCAGACCAGACATAGCGGCCTCGGTTTCCTCAACCTGTTGCATGATCTGCAGGCAGTGACGGTAGAAGGTTTCGCCCTCGGCGGTGATCCTGATATTGCGTGAATTGCGTTCCAGCAGGCGTAAGCCCAGCGCCTGTTCCAGCCGGTTAAGGCCTTTGCTGACGGTGGATTTTGCCAGTTGCAGATGTGCCGCTGCCGCCGACACGCCTTTGTGCTCCACCGTGGCAATAAACAGCGGGATGTCGTCGATGTTCCAGTTCATATGATGTCTGCCTGATGGTGTTTCTGAATAGAAACGAATCGTTCTATTTTAGCGGATTGTTTCTAAAATACTGCGATTTTAAGCTGCTGTTATTCAGGAAATAACAACCGGAGTCGAGTATGGCCAGAATCGTTGGTGGCATTGGTGCCTCCCATTCCCCCACCATTGCCTTTGCAAAAGATACCAATAAACAGAACGACCCAGCCTGGGCGCCTATCTTTGAGGGCTTTTCGGTGGTTCAGACGTGGGTCCGCGAAAAGCAGGTTGATGTGCTGTTTATGATCTTTAACGATCACATTACCTCCTTTTTCTTTGATCATTATTCTGCTTTTGCTCTGGGGATTGATGACCGTTATGAGACCGCCGATGAAGGGGGCGGGGCGCGTGACTATCCGCCGGTGGAGGGGCATCTGGCGCTTTCACAGCATATTGGTCAGGCGCTGGTGGCAGACGAGTTTGATATGTCCTTCTTTCAGAAGAAACCGCTGGATCATGGCTTTTTCTCACCGCTTTCGATGATTGCCGAAGATACGCAGCAAGGCTGGGCCGGTACGGTGGTGCCGTTGCAGGTGGGTGTGTTGCAGTTCCCTGTACCCAGCGCGCGGCGCTGCTACAAATTGGGACGCTCTCTGCGTAAGGCGATACAGAGCTTCCCGGAAGATCTTAATGTGGCGATTGTAGCGACCGGCGGTTTATCGCATCAGGTGCATGGCGAACGCTGCGGTTTTACCAGTGAAGCCTGGGATAACGAGTTTCTCGAACTGCTGCAGCACAAGCCGGAGCAACTGACCGGGATGCGTCTGGCTGAATACGCTGAAAAGGGCGGTATGGAAGGTGCCGAAGTGATCATGTGGCTGATTATGCGCGGTGCCCTGTCAGATAAGGTGAACAAAGTACATCAGACCAGCTATCTGCCCTCGATGTGCAATATCGCCACGCTGATTTATGAGGATCTCGGGGATGCCCCGGATGAAGCCGATCTTGAGGTTTACCGGGAACATATTGGCTCTGAGCTGGCCGGTGTCGAAAAGCTCTCCGGCACCCATCCATTTACGCTGGCGCGCAGTCATAAGGCGTATCGTATCAATGATTTTCTGCACCGGATTGTGATTCCTGAACACCGCGCGCGTTTTGTCAGCGATCTGGAAGGGCTGATGCAGGAATACAACCTCACCACAGAAGAGCAGACCATGATTCGTAACCAGCAGTGGATCGAGATGATTCACTACGGTGTTACTTTCTTTGTACTGGAAAAGATGGCCCCGGTGGTGGGAGTTTCCAATATCGAGGTGTATGCCAGCATGCGCGGCGAGAGCGTGGAGGATTTTCTGAAAACACGTAACGCCCCGATCCGTTATTCGGTTGCCGGAGGCGATAAAGCCAGCGAACTCGACCAGAGCCCGCAATGAGGGCAGATAAGTGGTTGTGCTTCAGCGGCTGCGGCCGCTGACCCTTTGCGGCTTTACAGCGTGGCGTTGCCTGTTCGACCGGATTCAGCGCTGCACGGGTTAACGATCTGTAAAGGGCGTAAAGATGTGTAAAACCGCTTTCACTTTCACCCTGTAGCTTTAGCATTACTGTTAATAAATAAGACTCATGGTGAGAGTTAAGTGGACAATAATTCGTATTACCTTTTGTCTGGTGCTGTTGCTCAGCCCGGCAGAGGCAGGCAGGAAACGCCTCTCTGGCGCTCGCGCCTTCTGACAACGATGCTGCTGAGTTTGATGCTGACCGGCTGTGTCACTCCCCAGACGCTTAAGGTCGATCCTGTCAGCCATATGCCGGAACAGTGGAGCCGGACTGATAACCGCAGTTCGCAGCTATCAGGATGGCTGACAGAACTGAATGATCCGCAACTGACACAACTGGTGGCTGAGGCTTTGCAGTCTAATCCGGAGCTGGCTGCGGCACAGGCGCGTCTGGAGCAGGCCCGGCAGGCTCTGCGTATTTCGGATGCTGATCGCTATCCCGATCTGGCGCTGAGCCTCGGCGCTGAGCGCGCGGAGAATGCAGACGGATCACTCACCCTGAATAGCGAATTAAGCTGGGACCCGGACCTGTGGGGTGAACTGGGGGCGCGGCAACGCCAGACGCAACTGGAATTTGTCGCTGCAACGGCAGAGCTGCGTCAGGCGGAAGAGGAGCTGGCGGTCTCTGTCGCGAACCGTTGGTTTGAGTTACAGGAAGCACAGCTCTTGCTGCAACTTTACACCGAGCGCAGCGCAACTCTGGAAAGTGATCTGGCGGTGATCGAATCGGGTTACCGTCAGGGGCTGTATGAAGCGCTTGATCTGTTTCTGGCGCGCAATGATCTGAATGCGCAGAACTCAACCGTAGCGGAACAGCAGCAGACGCTGGCGGAAAGTCGCCGGGCACTGGAGCAGCTATTGGGGCGCTATCCGCAGGCTGCGCTGATTACAGAAGCGAGTCTGGCGCTGACCGAAGAGGAGCAGATGCCGCTGTTGTCTTCCGGGATGCTGCTGCGTCGTCCCGATCTGCAGGCCAGTTGGCTCAGCCTGCTGGCCGCCGATCAGGCCCTTGCCGCGGCGCATAGTGCGCGTTATCCCTCGTTCAGTCTGAGTGCTGCCTATGGGGGTAGCAGCAGTGCCCTGTCGGAGCTGGTCAGCGGGGGCGGTCTGGCCTGGAGTCTGGGCGCATCGCTGGTTCAGACTCTGTTTGATGCGGGGCGTCTGGAAGCGACGGAAGCTCAGCAACTGGCCGTGCGCCAGGAGCTGGAAAGCAGCTATCTGAATGACCTCTACAGCGCCTTTACTGAGGTGGAGAACGCCCTCGATCAGCGTGCAACACTGAAACAACGCCATGCACTGTATCTGGCAGCCCGCAGCAATGCTGATCAGGCTGAACAGTTGGCGTTTGAGCGCTATCAGCGTGGCCTTGAAACCTATACCACCGTGCTGGAGGCACGGCGTCGATCGCTGGACGCCCAGACCGAAATCATCTCCCTGCGCCGGACCATGCTGCAAAACCGCATCGGTCTGGCTCAGGCGCTGGGCGGCAGCTTTCAGCCTGAATCCGCTAACACTATCTCCCTCGCCGAATCGGAGGCGTCAGACTCATGATCAGAAAATTATTGCCACTGCTGGTGATCAGCGTGCTGGGTGGCGCCAGTTACTTTGTCTTCAGTCACCCACCGGAAGCGCCGCGCATGGCGGTTAAACGCAGTGCGGCGATCAGTGTGGAGGTGGAAACGGTGACGCCTGAGGACTTTCCGATCTGGGTGGAGAGTTATGGCCGGGTACAGCCGCGGACTCAGAGCGAACTGCTGCCGCAGGTGGCCGGGGAGATTGTCTGGATCAACCCGGATCTGCGTGCCGGTGGCTTCTTTGAAGCCGGCGATGAGCTGTTGCGGATCGACGACCGGGATTATCAGGTCGCATTGAGTGAAGCCCGCGCAGCACTGGCCAGTGCCCGCCAGACCCTGAGTGAAGAGCAGGCCCAGAGTGAACAGGCAAAAGCGGACTGGAAACGGCTGGGGTACAGCGGCAATGCCCCGGACCGGGTCGCACGCGTGCCTCAGTTGCAGGCTGCGAAAGCCAGTCTGGCCTCGGCGCAGGCCGCGGTTACTCAGGCTGAGCTGAATCTGGAGCGCACCCATATCCGCGCACCTTATGCCGGCCGGGTACTGGAAAAGTCTGTGGATCGCGGGCAGGTCGTGGCGACTGGCACCACACTGGCAACACTTTACGCAGTGGATTATGTCGAAGTCCGGTTGCCGATTCAGAGCCGTGATCTGGCCTATGTCGAGCTGCCAGAACGTTACCGCTACAGCGACCCGGTTACCGAATCTCTGCCTCAGGTGAGCTTTATCTCTGACCTGATCGGCCATGAAGCGTGGCAGGGGCAGGTGGTGCAGACTGAGGGAGCGATCGATGAAGACAGCCGTCAGCTCTATGTTCTGGCGCAGATTAATGACCCCTATGGCAGTCGCGCTGAAGGGCGGGTGCCGTTGAAGATTGGTCAGTATGTGCAGGCCCGGATTCAGGGCCGCACCCTGAGCAATGCCATTGTTATCTCTAATCGGGTGATCTATCAGGGCAGCTATGTCTACGTGGTTGCTGAGGGTGTTGTACAGCGCCGGGATATCCGGATCGGCTGGCAGGATGAACAGCAGGCACTGATCAGTGAAGGATTGCAGGCCGGGGATCAACTGGTACTGACCACACTGGGACAGGTGGTCTCGGGAACACCGGTCAGTATCCGCCAGCCCGCGCTGGCAGAACAGGGTAAAGTGCCGCAGGCTGCGGCTAAGAAGGCAGGAGACCCGTCATGATCGCCTGGTTTGCCCGAAATCATGTGGCCGCTAATCTTCTGATGCTTGGCATTGTGCTGGCGGGCCTGATCTCGCTTAACTACCGGATTCCGCTGGAGGTATTTCCCAGTGTTGAAGCGGACACGATCAGTGTCAGTGTCAGCCTGCGTGGTGCCAGCCCGGAAGATGCAGAAAGCGGTCTGGCCACCCGGATTGAGGATGCAGTGTCTGATCTGGAAGGGATCGAAGAGCTGACCAGCCGCTCGGTTGAGGGCGGCACCACCGTCACCATCGAGGTGGAAGATGGCTATGATCCGCGTGACCTGCTGGCCGATGTAAAAGCCCGGGTCGATGAGATCAGCTCCTTTCCGGAACAGGCAGAGAAACCGGTGGTGGCACTGGCGACCCGCACCCGTGAGGTCATTACGGTTGCCCTGTCGGGTGATCTGACTGAGCGCGAGCTGCGCAGTTATGCCGAAGGGGTGCGTGATGACCTGTTGCGAATAGACGGTATCAGCCAGTTGGAGCTGGCGGGTATCCGGGATTATGAGATCGCTATCGAGATCTCCAAAGATCGCCTGCGTGAATACGACCTGACACTGGAAGAAGTGGCAGACCGAATCGCCGAGAGCTCGCTGGATCTCTCCGCCGGGAATGTAAAAACCATCGGCGGTGACATTCTGATTCGCGCCAAAGGTCAGGCGTATCAGCGCGATGAATTTGAGTCGGTGGTGGTTAAAACGCAGGCCGATGGTGGATTGCTGCACCTGAGTGATATTGCCAGCGTCAGCGATGGCTTTGAAGAGACTGCACTGCGCAGCCGGTTCAACGGCGAGCTGGCGGTGATGCTGGAGGTGTACCGGGTTGGCAGCCAGAGTGCCATTGGTGTGGCAGATAAAGTGAAGGCCTACGTGGAGTCGCGTCAGGATGATCTGCCGCGAGGCCTGCAGATGCAGTACTGGGATGACGACTCAGAGATCGTTAAGGGCCGTCTGAATCTGCTGATCAGCAACGCGGCTCAGGGCGGTATTCTGGTATTGCTGCTACTGACTCTGTTTCTGCGTCCGTCGATCGCCTTCTGGGTATTTCTTGGTATCCCGGTGAGCTTTATGGGCGCGTTTATGCTGCTGCCGATGTTTGGTGTCAGCCTGAACATTATGTCCCTGTTTGGTTTTATTCTGGTGCTGGGAATCGTGGTCGATGATGCGATTGTTACCGGAGAAAATGTCTATACCCATATGCAATCGGCCGAGAACAGCCTGCAGGCAGCCATTCGCGGCACTCAGGAGGTCTCGGTACCGGTTACTTTCGGTGTGCTGACTACGGTGGCCGCGTTTCTGCCGATTGCCTTTATCGAGGGGGCCCGCGGGCCCATTTTCTCGCAGATCCCCTTTGTGGTGATTCCGGTTCTGTTGTTCTCCCTGATCGAGTCGAAACTGGTATTGCCATCCCATCTCAAGCATATCCGTTTGCGCAAAGAGCAACAGAGCAGCGGATTTTCGCGCTGGCAGAAAAGTTTTGCCGATGGTTTTGAACGCTCGGTTCTGCGTTATTACCAGCCGTTACTGGCGCTGGCGCTGAAACACCGGCTGACCACCCTGTCGCTGTTCAGTGGCACCTTTGTGCTGATTCTGGCGATGATCTTCAGTGGCTGGAGCCAGTTTGTCTTTTTCCCGCGCATTCAGAGCGACACGGCGCGTGCCACGCTGACTATGCCTTCCGGTACGCCGTTTGAGGTGACCGACAGAACGATCGTCAGGATGGTCGCCGCGGCCCGTACCCTGCAGGAGCGTTACCGTAATCAGGAAACCGGCGAGAGCGTGGTACAGAATATCTACTCCACCACCGGCGATGGTGGCAGCGCAGAAGAGGGGCGGGTGCGGTTTGAACTGACCCCTTCTGAGAAGCGTGATCCGGAACTGAGTACTGCACGTCTGGTGCAGGAATGGCGTGAGATGATCGGCGAGGTGCCGGGAGCTGAATCCCTGATCTATCGCGCTGAGCTCGGACGTGGCGGAGACCCGGTGGATATCCGTCTCAGTTCCGGCAGCGTCGCTGACCTGACGGCGATGGCGGAACAGGTGAAGCAGCGTCTGGCGGAGTATCCGAGCCTGTTCGATATCAGTGACAACCTGTCTGACGGTAAAGAAGAGTTGCAGATCGAACTCAAACCGCAGGCGTATGCGCTGGGTCTGACGCGCGATGCGATTATCAGTCAGGTACGGAATAACTTCTTTGGTATTGAGGTGCAGCGGATTCAGCGTGGCCGGGATGAGGTCCGGGTGATGGTTCGCCTGCCGGATACAGAGCGTCAGGCGATCAGTAACCTGCGCAACGTGCAGATCGAAACCGACACCGGTCTGGTGCCGCTGGATGAGGTAGCGCAACTGGTACCGGGTCGGGGCGCTTCGGCGATCTACCGGATCAATCAGCAGCGTACTGTGAGTGTGGTCGCTGATCTGGATAAAGAGAGCACCAATACCACCGTATTGTACCGGGATCTGGCCAGCTATCTGGATGAGCTGATGCTGCAGTATCCGGGGGCCGGCTACAGCCTCGAAGGTGAAGCGCGTGAACAGGAAGAATCGTTCTCCTCCATGGGGCTGGGTCTGGTGTTTGTATTCTTTGCCATCTACAGCTTGCTGGCGATTCCGTTCCGCTCCTATCTGCAGCCGCTGATCGTGATGTCGATCATTCCTTTCGGCGCGATCGGTGCGGTGGTCGGGCACTGGATTATGGGAATGGATCTGACCATTATGAGCCTGCTGGGGCTGATGGCGCTGATCGGTGTGGTGGTGAACGACAGTCTGGTACTGGTGGAGTTTACCAATCGTCGTCAGGCAGAATTAAAATCGCGTCTGGGTTCACACGATGCGGCGTATCAGGCGGTACTCATGGCCGGTGCTGCGCGGTTCCGACCGGTAATACTGACATCGCTGACGACCTTCCTAGGTTTGCTGCCGTTGCTGTTTGAGAAAGCGGTACAGGCGCAGTTCCTGATTCCTATGGCGGTTTCGCTGGGTTTTGGTATTTTGTTTGCCACCCTGATCACGCTGATCATGGTGCCGGTAAATCTGATGCTGCTGGAGGACCTTAAATCTCTGTTTCTGCCATCGCGGGAGGGAGATCAACCCACGGCCGATGCGGAACCGGCGCTGCCTTCGGTGCAGAGTGAGCCCGGTTAATCTGCTGTGCATCGGGCCGCTCAGGAAGCCTGCCCGATGCTGGCCAGAAAGCGGTCGCACCACGTCTGTATATTCTGCTTGCAGAAGGGGATAAAACTGTCCGGGTTGACCTGATGCAGCGCCTCTACCTGCTGAACAAGTCTGTCGATATGGCGCAGACAGCGATGCTGTAGCGCCAGTTCTTCCGGGCTGGCCGGGCTGAAATGGTTTTGCCGGTACGCCCAGTCATCATATGTGGCATCCCAGGCCTCAAAGACCAGATTGTACTGAGGGTCTGTGGTTTCGTCGTAGTCATCCCACGCCTCATCGCTGGCGTTGTGATCCGGGCGCAGGCTGTTAAATGCTGCGGCCCGGATCTTGCCCTCCGGGCTGAACTCCAGAACGATTAATCCCGGTGGCCAGAGTACGCACTGGTAGAGCTTGTCTTCACAAAGCACATAGCTCCAGCGTGCATGGGTTTCCTTGAAGATAGAAAAACTCTGGATGTAGCGTTGATCACTGACAGGGGTTAAGCAGGGTAAAACCTGCGTGTGAAAGTATTCGCATTCAGACTTCTCAAGCGGGGCGCTGTGGTAGAGCCTGCCCTGAGCTTCAAGTTCCTTGGAGATTATATATTTCATCCTGCGATCCTCCGGGTAATAGGGCATGGGCTGGATAAGCCGGTCTGATGGTTACGACACAGGATGTGAACACGCGAAGTGGATTCACCGCATCAGAATCAGGTTAAGAAGAGCCCTGATTAAGCTCTGTAACAACAATTTATTGTAGTCTCTAGGGTATTAGTAACGCATTGTTAGTTAAGGATAAAGCCCTGAAACGCATAATTTAGACTTATGTCGTGCACTAAATTTGAACAATTGTTCTCTGGTAGGTGCTACAGCCCATGCAGGCGCTTCGGCGGGTACTCTGATGAGCGAAGGTAAGCATGTGAGGGGGCTGTTTAAACACAGCCCCCACCCTGAGATCAGGGAGGCGGGCCAGAATCAGATGGGCAGCGTAAACAGATAATAACTGAGGGCGCTGCCGCTGCCTGCCGCCAGTGACAGCTTGATCCAGCTAATGCCTTCATGCGGTTGGGCGCTTTCGGCGTGGGACTTTTTACCGTGAAGCATTGCCGGTGCCAGCGATTCCTTAAAGCGAACCTTGTGGTAGATAATCGCGAAAATATGCAGTCCGACCAGCAGTTGCAGAATCAGTTGCAGTTCGTGATGTATATAGCCGGCCAGTCCGGCGGTTTCCTCATCGACCAGATTGTACAGCGGGCCGTACCAGATAATATCGTCGGTGGACATCATGCCGGTAACGGACTGAACCGCCAGTAATAGCAGCAGGGCAAACACCATCAGCCCGCCGATCGGATTGTGTCCGGCATAAGCCCGGTGTTCTGAACTGAACAGGCTTTTCAGATAGCTGAGGGTCTCTCCCGGATGGAAGACAAAGGAGCTGAAGCGGGCGTAGCGGGTACCCAGCAGGCCCCAGAGCACCCGGAACAGCAGAAGCCCTGAAAGCAGGTAGCCAGCATAAAAATGCCACTCCACCATATCATCACTGTTACCGCTGACGATCATAAAGACAAACAGCGAGGCGAGTGACCAGTGAAACAGACGGGTGGGCAGATCCCAGATTTTAATCATTGAAGACATAAATTGTGCTGCCTGTGGAATAGAGGCCTCAGCATGACGCCTGAGGCCGGATAGTCATGACAACTTACTTGGCGCGGTAATCATCGTGGCAGGATTTGCAGGATTTACCGACCGGGCCAAAGCTCTTCTTCAGCGCATCGGCACCCTGACCTGCATTCGCAGCCAGTTGCTCGGCGGCGGTATTCAGTGCTTTGAACTTCTCCTGTACGTCGGCGCCGTTCTGCCAGATTTCAGGTTTGGCTTTAGTTTCTGCCTGTTCCAGATCGGACCCGGCTGGCCACATCAGGGTGTTGTTAAGCTGGCTCAGCAGATAGATATCCTTAGCAGCGGCGTCGGCGATGGCCGGGTCATAATCCCGTTTTCCTTTCACCATCGAGCCGAGCAGGCCCATGTTGTGCTTCAGAACCTGAAAATAGGACTGGCGGGCTTCAATCTGGTCTTCAAAGGGTGTTTCGGCCACGGCAGG encodes the following:
- a CDS encoding c-type cytochrome; translation: MKHLTKAALCTLFTATIALPAVAETPFEDQIEARQSYFQVLKHNMGLLGSMVKGKRDYDPAIADAAAKDIYLLSQLNNTLMWPAGSDLEQAETKAKPEIWQNGADVQEKFKALNTAAEQLAANAGQGADALKKSFGPVGKSCKSCHDDYRAK